One Micromonospora sp. WMMD1120 genomic region harbors:
- a CDS encoding glycoside hydrolase family 43 protein, whose amino-acid sequence MSPATFRNPVIPGFFPDPSVCRVGEDYYLVCSSFEYFPGVPIFHSRDLISWRQIGNVLDRPSQLDLPADTYASRGIFAPTIRHHNGIFYLVTTNVRIWRHLIVTATDPAGPWSEPVHFELPLIDPSLTWNEDDNCWLTLAGTSNYRIDPAAGEVFEGPIPLWSGTGGQYPESPHLYRIGDWWYLLLTEGGTHTGHAVSVARSRSVRGPFEPAPVNPILTHRGLRRPIQATGHADLVDDPSGNWWMVLLGIRPKGQRPPFHVLGRETMLAPVRWEDGWPVVGPVDEEVPMPPGVAAPAAPAALDVRDDFDADRLDPSWISPRSRPDGSWSLTERPGWLTLTALGPTLDRPGATIVGRRPQHHDCRACVRMETDGRAGLTVRIDEAHHYDLEIFDGTARVWARIGPLRQSVAECAVPPGPVDLAVTARSTNPLPPTVTSAEQFARRSGPLGIRAAGPDTVTFSVDAGDGPTVLAALDGRYLSTEVAGGFTGRVVGMYVTEGTAAFDWFDYRAEPDAGAGPATVA is encoded by the coding sequence GTGTCACCTGCGACCTTCCGCAATCCCGTGATTCCCGGATTCTTTCCGGACCCCAGCGTCTGTCGGGTCGGCGAGGACTACTACCTGGTCTGTTCGAGCTTCGAGTACTTCCCCGGCGTGCCGATTTTCCACAGCCGCGATTTGATTTCCTGGCGGCAGATCGGCAACGTGTTGGATCGGCCGAGCCAGCTCGACCTGCCGGCTGACACCTACGCGTCGCGGGGCATCTTCGCGCCGACGATCCGCCACCACAACGGCATCTTCTACCTGGTGACCACCAATGTTCGGATCTGGCGGCATCTGATCGTCACCGCGACCGACCCGGCCGGGCCGTGGTCGGAGCCGGTCCACTTCGAACTCCCGCTCATCGACCCGTCGCTGACCTGGAATGAGGACGACAACTGCTGGCTCACCCTGGCCGGCACATCGAACTACCGCATCGACCCGGCCGCCGGCGAGGTGTTCGAAGGACCAATCCCGCTGTGGTCCGGTACCGGCGGCCAGTATCCGGAAAGTCCGCACCTCTACCGGATCGGCGACTGGTGGTACCTGTTGCTCACCGAGGGCGGCACGCACACCGGGCACGCGGTGTCGGTGGCCCGGTCCCGCAGCGTCCGTGGACCGTTCGAGCCGGCTCCGGTCAACCCGATCCTCACCCACCGCGGCCTGCGGCGACCGATCCAGGCCACCGGTCACGCCGACCTGGTCGACGACCCGAGCGGCAACTGGTGGATGGTGCTACTGGGCATCCGACCCAAGGGACAGCGGCCGCCGTTCCACGTGCTCGGACGGGAGACCATGCTCGCCCCCGTGCGGTGGGAGGACGGCTGGCCGGTCGTCGGGCCGGTCGACGAGGAGGTGCCGATGCCACCCGGCGTCGCGGCACCGGCGGCGCCCGCGGCGCTTGACGTCCGCGACGACTTCGACGCCGACCGGCTCGATCCATCGTGGATCTCACCGCGCAGCCGTCCGGACGGAAGCTGGTCGCTCACCGAGAGGCCCGGCTGGCTCACCCTCACCGCCCTTGGTCCGACGCTGGACCGGCCGGGCGCCACCATCGTGGGGCGGCGTCCGCAGCACCACGACTGCCGGGCCTGCGTACGGATGGAAACCGATGGCCGCGCCGGCCTGACCGTCCGGATCGACGAGGCCCACCACTACGACCTGGAGATTTTTGACGGTACGGCGCGGGTGTGGGCCCGCATCGGCCCACTGCGCCAGAGCGTCGCCGAGTGCGCCGTACCGCCCGGCCCGGTGGACTTGGCCGTCACCGCCCGGTCGACCAACCCGCTCCCGCCGACGGTCACCTCGGCCGAGCAGTTCGCCCGGCGGTCGGGGCCACTCGGAATCCGGGCCGCGGGCCCAGACACGGTGACGTTCTCGGTCGACGCCGGCGACGGTCCCACCGTGCTCGCCGCCCTCGACGGCCGCTACCTGTCGACCGAGGTGGCGGGGGGTTTCACCGGCCGGGTTGTCGGCATGTACGTCACCGAGGGCACAGCCGCCTTCGACTGGTTCGACTACCGGGCGGAGCCGGACGCCGGAGCGGGCCCGGCTACCGTCGCCTGA
- a CDS encoding sigma factor-like helix-turn-helix DNA-binding protein → MIAALMYLPPRQRAAFVLRDVHGWTPQEIAAALDTVVAAVNSLLQRARHTLRRRAPSNPQDWCRPQLTSTDKEILRRYANAKDPETIRTLLAEDVRITMPPEPPVVGIDAAAEFLGRAPDWRTLPTSANGRPTLINYLRRPGSPHYEALVVDVLRIENGKIVESKCLHRCPSRCRLQHARHARFVDEQGSSSVTEERTRLNQPGGHMIKVLFENPWLSLRTVYAPDRGIDGYVFSHEDRCQGRIVAVLPYHDTPAGRRYLVRSEVTPCWSLDPQLSALTGGYEGGDIEDDAVREVLEEAGYAITRADLVPLGDSYASKSADTVYSLFAVNVTGRAQSVATGDGSALEARGSTRWLDTAEVCKVRDPQVAVMVMRLEHQRP, encoded by the coding sequence GTGATCGCCGCGCTCATGTACCTGCCGCCGCGGCAGCGGGCGGCCTTCGTGCTGCGCGACGTCCACGGCTGGACGCCGCAGGAGATCGCCGCCGCGCTCGACACGGTCGTAGCGGCCGTCAACAGTCTCCTCCAGCGGGCCCGCCACACCCTCCGGCGGCGCGCTCCGTCGAACCCACAGGACTGGTGCCGTCCGCAGCTCACCAGCACGGACAAAGAGATCCTGCGCCGCTACGCCAACGCGAAGGACCCGGAGACGATCCGGACGCTGCTCGCCGAGGACGTACGGATCACGATGCCGCCCGAGCCGCCGGTCGTCGGGATCGACGCGGCCGCGGAGTTCCTCGGCCGAGCGCCGGACTGGCGTACGCTCCCCACCTCGGCCAACGGACGCCCGACACTGATCAACTATCTCCGCCGGCCCGGCAGCCCGCACTACGAGGCGTTGGTCGTCGACGTACTCCGGATCGAGAACGGCAAGATCGTGGAGAGCAAATGCCTTCATCGGTGCCCATCACGTTGCCGCCTTCAACATGCCCGCCACGCTCGATTCGTAGACGAGCAAGGCTCAAGTTCAGTGACCGAGGAGCGCACCCGCCTGAACCAACCGGGAGGACACATGATCAAGGTCTTGTTTGAGAATCCCTGGCTGTCCCTGCGGACTGTCTACGCCCCCGACCGAGGGATCGACGGGTACGTGTTCAGCCACGAGGACCGCTGTCAGGGCCGCATCGTCGCCGTCCTGCCCTACCACGACACGCCCGCCGGTCGGCGGTACCTGGTGCGCAGCGAGGTAACCCCCTGCTGGTCGCTCGACCCACAACTGTCCGCCCTCACCGGCGGTTACGAAGGCGGCGACATCGAGGACGACGCCGTCCGCGAGGTCCTCGAAGAGGCCGGGTATGCCATCACCCGGGCGGACCTGGTTCCCCTCGGGGACAGCTACGCCAGCAAGTCCGCCGACACCGTCTACAGTCTGTTCGCGGTCAACGTCACCGGCCGAGCCCAGAGCGTGGCCACCGGAGACGGGAGCGCCCTGGAGGCGCGGGGGTCCACCAGGTGGCTCGACACCGCCGAGGTGTGCAAGGTCCGTGACCCGCAGGTCGCGGTGATGGTGATGCGGCTCGAACACCAGCGGCCCTGA
- a CDS encoding PQQ-binding-like beta-propeller repeat protein, translating into MDQRLTVLWSRLLHLRSSAVALAVASGGLVVAERHSRLVRLVPRSGAPLWEQNVEDCWGTTVLAGDRCLYLSQAGVLHCFDAHSGQRTWSTPKLRLRHYVSVSGSFAFLGGWRGYRPLIRVDLANGEPLVDQFLGPLSGSSLAWPLAVPSHPERDGMADAILVATATRAALLLLDAQTGVTRGEWMLPEPVRFPDSGIAFSASRDGRIVFVSGRRTVMAVHPASREVEILWRHDRDLPPLPPLLTAGTLWLAEDTGVTIIDLGRGARTEVTRLPHGATSAGVAVSGGALFARARNQLILVDQAGEIAARVGLGAPIARLLSDGRSLVHAIGKGHLSAIGISTTPI; encoded by the coding sequence GTGGATCAACGGCTCACGGTGCTGTGGTCACGGCTTCTGCATCTGCGTTCGAGCGCGGTGGCGTTGGCGGTGGCGTCCGGGGGGCTCGTCGTAGCGGAGCGGCACTCGCGTCTGGTTCGCCTGGTCCCCCGGAGCGGGGCACCGCTGTGGGAGCAGAACGTTGAGGACTGCTGGGGGACCACCGTCCTCGCGGGGGACCGCTGCCTCTATCTGAGTCAGGCGGGTGTCCTGCACTGTTTCGACGCGCACAGCGGGCAGCGGACGTGGTCGACGCCGAAGCTGCGCCTGCGCCACTACGTCAGTGTCAGTGGATCCTTTGCCTTCCTGGGCGGGTGGCGTGGCTACCGTCCGCTGATACGGGTGGATCTGGCGAACGGCGAGCCTCTTGTAGACCAGTTCCTGGGACCTCTGTCAGGCAGCAGCCTGGCCTGGCCGTTGGCCGTACCCTCACACCCGGAGCGGGACGGCATGGCCGATGCGATCCTCGTCGCGACTGCCACACGGGCGGCGCTGCTGCTGTTGGACGCTCAGACGGGCGTCACCAGAGGTGAGTGGATGCTGCCGGAGCCGGTGCGCTTCCCCGACTCCGGCATCGCCTTCAGCGCCAGCAGGGACGGCCGCATCGTCTTTGTCAGCGGTAGGCGCACGGTCATGGCTGTGCATCCGGCCAGCCGCGAAGTGGAGATCCTGTGGCGGCACGACCGTGACCTGCCACCGCTGCCACCTCTCCTCACCGCTGGGACGCTGTGGCTGGCTGAAGACACCGGCGTCACCATCATCGATCTCGGCCGCGGTGCCCGTACCGAGGTGACGCGTCTTCCGCACGGTGCTACCAGTGCGGGTGTCGCCGTGTCCGGAGGTGCGCTGTTTGCCCGCGCGCGAAACCAACTCATCCTGGTGGATCAGGCCGGGGAGATTGCCGCTCGCGTGGGACTGGGGGCACCGATCGCGCGGCTACTTAGCGACGGTCGGTCGCTGGTACATGCTATCGGCAAAGGTCACCTATCGGCGATCGGCATCTCGACCACGCCGATCTGA
- a CDS encoding sigma-70 family RNA polymerase sigma factor, with amino-acid sequence MASDADLIGRSLDGDADAFVEVVERHEVAVGSYLARRVGRDAAEDLLGEVWVAAFESRRSYDRSYNDARPWLYGVALNRLRRYWRSRPAEDLVADVPDVAPGWDQWSAVDLGVDARAVLRSALTRLKPEEREVLRLVAWEDLTAADAARALGIPAGTARRLLSQARTALRDAPGVSALLKDRNSAKERHR; translated from the coding sequence ATGGCTTCGGATGCGGATCTGATCGGCCGGTCTCTGGATGGCGATGCCGACGCCTTCGTGGAGGTGGTCGAGCGTCATGAGGTCGCCGTCGGTTCGTATCTCGCTCGCCGGGTGGGGCGGGATGCGGCGGAAGACCTCCTGGGCGAGGTCTGGGTTGCCGCGTTCGAGTCGCGGCGATCGTACGACCGGTCGTACAACGACGCTCGCCCGTGGCTGTACGGGGTGGCATTGAATCGCCTGCGGCGCTACTGGCGGTCCCGGCCGGCCGAGGACCTGGTCGCGGACGTGCCCGACGTGGCTCCCGGATGGGACCAGTGGTCGGCGGTGGACCTCGGTGTGGACGCACGGGCGGTGCTCCGCTCGGCTCTGACGCGGCTCAAACCCGAAGAGCGGGAGGTCCTCAGGCTCGTCGCCTGGGAGGACCTGACCGCGGCCGACGCCGCGCGGGCACTCGGCATACCGGCCGGCACCGCACGGCGGCTGCTGAGCCAGGCCAGGACGGCGTTGCGCGACGCCCCGGGGGTGTCCGCGCTCCTCAAGGACCGCAACAGCGCGAAGGAGAGGCACCGATGA
- a CDS encoding 5'-methylthioadenosine/S-adenosylhomocysteine nucleosidase, with product MSTNSRLVVILTALGLEYAAVRDQLIDLRVRRHPAGTRFEVGRISQSDCRVALGLVGKGNHPAAVLAERAMAEFSPAAVLFVGVAGGLWPNIRLGDVVIGSKIYAYQGGTSEDDGFKARPKAWEIPHEADQIAHQVDRSAAWRRDLPGGAAPQVHFGPIAAGEVVQDSAISDQARWIRQHYNDAVAIEMEAAGVAQAGHLNRALPVVVVRGISDHADGSKAAMDGQDWQPRAARHAAAFATALARELIIDGPASRGGADRDRSPTMSMTSRNIATGNAHVGVQAGQIYGNVTVGAGTDQPIDLAASIANLRTRLKQAHLDGQLDEETYAAAEAELEAATACVSAGTPEKKSGLMVALKRLRGLVADVSELAARLAVIIAMVRDL from the coding sequence GTGAGCACGAACAGCCGTCTTGTCGTGATCCTCACGGCGCTGGGCCTCGAATACGCAGCGGTCCGCGACCAACTGATCGATCTACGCGTACGGCGGCACCCCGCCGGCACCCGCTTCGAGGTCGGCAGGATCAGCCAAAGCGACTGCCGGGTCGCCCTGGGGTTGGTCGGTAAGGGAAATCATCCGGCAGCGGTGCTCGCCGAGCGGGCGATGGCCGAGTTCTCCCCGGCCGCTGTGCTATTCGTGGGGGTTGCCGGTGGCCTTTGGCCCAACATCCGACTCGGTGACGTCGTCATCGGCAGCAAAATCTATGCCTACCAAGGCGGCACCAGCGAGGACGACGGTTTCAAGGCCCGACCGAAGGCGTGGGAGATCCCCCACGAGGCCGACCAGATCGCCCACCAGGTCGATAGGTCCGCCGCGTGGCGTCGTGATCTTCCCGGAGGAGCAGCCCCGCAGGTCCACTTCGGCCCGATCGCCGCAGGGGAAGTGGTGCAGGACTCGGCAATCTCGGATCAGGCCCGCTGGATCCGCCAGCACTACAACGACGCCGTAGCGATCGAGATGGAAGCGGCAGGTGTGGCCCAAGCGGGCCATCTCAACCGTGCCCTGCCCGTGGTGGTCGTACGCGGCATCAGCGACCACGCGGACGGCAGCAAGGCAGCCATGGACGGACAGGACTGGCAACCGAGGGCCGCACGCCACGCCGCCGCGTTCGCCACCGCACTGGCGCGAGAACTGATCATCGACGGGCCGGCCAGCCGAGGCGGCGCGGACCGGGACAGGAGCCCCACGATGTCAATGACCAGCCGCAACATCGCCACCGGGAACGCCCACGTCGGGGTGCAGGCCGGGCAGATCTACGGCAACGTCACCGTCGGCGCTGGCACCGATCAGCCGATCGACTTGGCAGCGAGCATCGCGAACCTGCGAACCCGCCTCAAGCAGGCCCACCTCGACGGACAACTGGACGAAGAGACCTACGCGGCCGCAGAGGCGGAACTGGAAGCGGCAACGGCATGCGTCTCGGCAGGCACGCCCGAGAAGAAGAGCGGCCTGATGGTCGCGCTCAAGCGGTTGCGGGGCCTGGTAGCCGACGTGTCTGAGCTGGCCGCGCGACTCGCGGTGATCATCGCCATGGTGCGGGATCTGTAA
- a CDS encoding NUDIX domain-containing protein, with translation MPHDHWVPPPVLLTVDLVILTLRESCLHVLLIERGIEPYQGTLALPGGFLGHDKEDLVTAAHRELAEEAGLGPDRLHLEQLGVYSAPDRDPRGRVVSVAYLAIAPRLPEPVAGTDASLACWIPVEQVLSGDVQLAFDHEQILTDGVDRAREKLERSALATAFCGPTFTISELQDVYEAVWGAPLDARNFYRKVQSVDGFIVPAGPSRKTDGGRPARLFRPGPGTTLHPPMIRPPSQPDRETA, from the coding sequence ATGCCTCACGATCACTGGGTGCCACCGCCGGTTCTACTGACGGTTGACCTCGTCATTCTCACCTTGCGGGAGTCCTGCCTTCATGTCTTGTTGATCGAGCGCGGGATTGAGCCCTATCAGGGCACCTTGGCCCTGCCTGGCGGTTTCCTCGGCCATGACAAGGAAGACCTCGTGACGGCCGCCCATCGAGAGCTTGCCGAGGAGGCGGGCTTGGGACCGGATCGGTTGCACCTCGAACAACTTGGCGTCTACAGTGCGCCGGATCGTGACCCCCGAGGGCGGGTGGTCTCTGTGGCATACCTGGCCATCGCCCCTCGACTACCCGAGCCGGTCGCCGGTACCGACGCATCCCTAGCGTGTTGGATCCCGGTGGAGCAGGTGTTGTCCGGTGACGTGCAGCTCGCCTTCGACCATGAGCAGATCCTGACCGATGGGGTCGACCGGGCGCGGGAAAAGTTGGAGCGCTCGGCGCTCGCCACCGCCTTTTGTGGTCCGACCTTCACGATCTCGGAGCTCCAGGACGTCTACGAGGCGGTGTGGGGCGCGCCGCTCGATGCGCGGAACTTCTACCGGAAAGTGCAGAGCGTGGACGGCTTCATCGTCCCCGCCGGGCCGAGTCGCAAGACCGATGGTGGGCGTCCCGCTCGGCTATTCCGTCCCGGGCCCGGCACGACTCTTCACCCTCCGATGATCCGACCCCCCAGCCAGCCAGACAGGGAGACAGCGTGA
- a CDS encoding cupin domain-containing protein, which translates to MAEVGTVLRQGNTDTMTFRHPASASGGAYVEVEAVYSPMPDIRPPVHSHPRQDEHFEVLDGELHLDIEGERRVLHAGDALDLPRGLRHTAWNGGAERNRFIWRTTPALRTEAMYEKLWSLADEGKMGRHGSPPPGLLQGGVLMFAYRHEYRLARPPYPILLAGTAVLGAVGLLCGYRAHVPR; encoded by the coding sequence GTGGCCGAGGTGGGCACCGTCCTACGCCAGGGGAACACCGACACGATGACATTCCGGCACCCGGCGTCCGCCAGCGGTGGTGCCTACGTCGAGGTGGAGGCGGTCTACAGCCCCATGCCCGACATCCGGCCGCCAGTGCACAGCCATCCGAGGCAGGACGAGCACTTCGAGGTGCTCGACGGCGAGCTGCACCTCGACATCGAGGGTGAGCGGAGGGTCCTGCACGCCGGTGACGCCCTGGACCTGCCGAGAGGTCTCCGGCACACGGCCTGGAACGGAGGCGCCGAACGGAACCGGTTCATCTGGCGCACCACTCCGGCACTGCGGACCGAGGCGATGTACGAGAAGCTCTGGAGCCTCGCCGACGAGGGCAAGATGGGCCGGCACGGTTCGCCGCCGCCGGGACTGCTCCAGGGTGGCGTGCTGATGTTCGCGTACCGCCACGAGTACCGTCTGGCGCGACCGCCCTATCCGATCCTGCTGGCCGGAACCGCGGTGCTCGGAGCCGTGGGCCTGCTCTGCGGTTACCGGGCCCACGTCCCGCGGTAG
- a CDS encoding MFS transporter — MTQGAQAPPAVRTGPGGHHRWRLLAVVSLAQFMVLLDTTVVALALPPIQHSLGAGATTIEWVVSGYVLCFGGLMLLGGRLADGWGRRATLITGVAVFTAASVACGAASSAAMLVAARAAQGVGAALLAPAAFSMVTSSFPRPRERATALGVFAALSGLGGTLGVVLGGLVTDAFSWRWIFYVNVPVGVLVVGGVLLFAGGRASAPVARRGRPDVVGAILVTAGLTMLVWATITITGDGWTSPWVLGPFGAAVLLLTAFVVLESRLTDPLVPIRRLSNRSMLVATVGRLLTAGVQAAVLFLGSFYLQRGMGYSTFTAGLSFLPLGVVAILITLVIPRLMQRLGARTVYLMGAVGSLAALAWWAWAPESGGYAGYVLPALLVLGASMQACTVPVNVAGISEVPVELHGVASATLTASFQVGTSLGVAVVASPALHRVTDLMVARTPASSAWSQGLRLGFAVAAVVALLNVVNAVLLPGRPAGAPPTG, encoded by the coding sequence GTGACGCAGGGCGCCCAGGCGCCACCGGCGGTGCGGACCGGGCCCGGTGGCCACCACCGCTGGCGTCTGCTGGCGGTGGTGTCGCTCGCCCAGTTCATGGTGCTGCTGGACACCACGGTGGTGGCGTTGGCCCTGCCGCCGATCCAGCACAGCCTCGGCGCCGGCGCCACCACGATCGAGTGGGTCGTCAGCGGCTACGTGCTGTGCTTCGGCGGGCTGATGCTGCTCGGTGGGCGGCTCGCGGACGGCTGGGGACGGCGGGCGACGCTGATCACCGGGGTGGCCGTCTTCACGGCCGCCTCGGTGGCCTGTGGTGCCGCGTCCAGCGCCGCCATGCTCGTCGCCGCCCGTGCGGCGCAGGGCGTGGGCGCGGCGCTGCTCGCACCGGCCGCGTTCTCGATGGTGACGTCGTCCTTCCCGCGGCCCCGCGAGCGCGCCACCGCGCTGGGTGTCTTCGCGGCCCTGTCCGGGCTCGGCGGCACGCTGGGCGTCGTACTCGGCGGCCTGGTGACCGACGCGTTCAGCTGGCGGTGGATCTTCTACGTCAACGTGCCGGTCGGCGTGCTCGTCGTCGGCGGCGTCCTGTTGTTCGCCGGTGGGCGTGCGAGCGCCCCCGTCGCGCGCCGGGGCCGGCCGGACGTGGTCGGCGCGATACTGGTCACCGCCGGCCTGACCATGCTGGTCTGGGCCACCATCACCATCACCGGGGACGGCTGGACCAGCCCGTGGGTGCTCGGCCCGTTCGGCGCGGCGGTGCTCCTGCTCACCGCCTTCGTGGTGCTGGAGTCGCGGCTGACCGATCCGCTCGTGCCGATCCGGCGGTTGAGTAACCGCAGCATGCTGGTCGCGACCGTCGGCCGGCTGTTGACCGCCGGCGTCCAGGCCGCGGTGCTGTTTCTGGGCAGCTTCTACCTGCAACGCGGCATGGGCTACAGCACGTTCACGGCTGGCCTGTCGTTCCTGCCGCTGGGCGTCGTCGCCATCCTCATCACTCTCGTGATCCCGCGACTGATGCAGCGGCTCGGCGCCCGGACGGTCTACCTCATGGGAGCTGTCGGCTCGCTCGCCGCGCTGGCCTGGTGGGCGTGGGCGCCGGAGAGCGGCGGGTACGCCGGGTACGTCCTGCCCGCGCTGCTCGTGCTCGGCGCCAGCATGCAGGCGTGCACCGTACCGGTCAATGTCGCCGGAATCTCCGAGGTGCCCGTCGAACTGCACGGTGTGGCCTCGGCCACTCTGACCGCGTCGTTCCAGGTCGGTACGTCGTTGGGCGTCGCGGTGGTGGCCAGTCCGGCCCTGCACCGGGTGACCGATCTGATGGTGGCGCGGACGCCGGCGTCCTCAGCCTGGTCCCAGGGCCTTCGCCTCGGCTTTGCCGTGGCCGCGGTCGTCGCGCTGCTGAACGTGGTCAACGCGGTGTTGCTGCCGGGTCGACCGGCCGGCGCGCCGCCAACCGGATGA
- a CDS encoding AMP-binding protein yields MRWLERALLRRDSDAPLIEVMGRADVVTYRSAFDAAAALAAELTAVGNRRRRVGLVAHNSPHWVVADLACMIGGAVEVPVPLAFSADQARSLLREVDLCLVDAAGRERLEAWGDGVLPPGTQVSDIDLADLCARGRGRVISPPPGDWACKIIHTSGTTSAPKGVRIRASGLDEVLESLDRRIPAAVDRRYLSVVPLSLLIEQISGTYLTMLGGGTLVLLPAEVPLLGTAPGALAAVTARVPEARVTAMQGPPALFEAFAQIAVANPTDDPQALARRLFGTSTAAFLACGGAPISRRVLDLLARRGVPVFEGYGLSENTSVVSWNDPSAPRPGSVGRPLDHVEVRIAADAEILVRSPSVFAGYTVDDPSSCEVDAEGWLHTGDLGDLDADGYLYVRGRKKNIVITAAGRNVAADWVASRYREVPGVLAAVVFGDGLDELTGFFVTAEDAKPDEIRSAILAFGDAALSEVERVRIVHLVSVEDPRLAGLFTVTGRPVRDRIWQLITESATHSEEKTVGRTIAPFGAYAGRLITGSSGEQLDDVDPREAVALLADAGFLVLRGFDADIDRFNGFVRKLSSQVVADPAREFVGEAAQKVDAGLLPVGLHLENGNSPFRPDLTWFFCQRAAGAGSQTTVCDGYEVWESLPATSRAAWTAQDIVYSRNVSERAWKGLALYLLNGAKGYDDVTLDDLRAFIREPDRTEVRDNGDGSVYYAHREPAVRNPTLLGGRPAWANSIFGPSYNYEQPVITFADGSDIPQALLDEAAKVTEAVTEEVDWQDGDVVVIDNSRVMHGRREILDPRRVVLNAQSYLNEEYLPGAGA; encoded by the coding sequence TTGCGGTGGCTTGAGCGGGCTCTGCTCCGGCGGGACAGCGATGCCCCGCTGATCGAGGTGATGGGTCGAGCGGACGTGGTGACCTACCGGTCGGCGTTCGACGCGGCGGCGGCGCTGGCGGCGGAGTTGACCGCCGTGGGGAATCGGCGTCGTCGGGTCGGCCTGGTGGCCCACAACTCACCGCACTGGGTGGTCGCCGACCTGGCCTGCATGATCGGCGGCGCGGTCGAGGTGCCGGTGCCGTTGGCCTTCAGCGCGGATCAGGCCCGTTCGCTGCTGCGGGAGGTGGACCTGTGTCTGGTGGACGCGGCCGGTCGGGAACGGCTGGAGGCATGGGGTGACGGGGTGTTGCCGCCCGGCACACAGGTCTCGGACATTGATCTCGCGGATCTGTGCGCCCGTGGGCGCGGTCGGGTCATCAGCCCGCCACCTGGGGACTGGGCATGCAAGATCATTCACACCTCCGGTACGACGTCCGCCCCGAAGGGTGTGCGCATTCGCGCCTCGGGGTTGGACGAGGTTCTGGAGTCGCTGGACCGCCGCATTCCGGCGGCGGTGGACCGGCGCTACCTGTCGGTCGTACCGCTCAGTCTGCTCATCGAGCAGATCAGCGGCACGTACCTGACGATGCTCGGCGGTGGCACCCTCGTCCTCCTGCCGGCCGAGGTGCCGCTGCTGGGCACGGCCCCGGGTGCGTTGGCGGCCGTGACGGCACGGGTGCCGGAGGCCCGGGTCACCGCCATGCAGGGGCCACCGGCCCTGTTCGAGGCGTTCGCGCAGATCGCCGTGGCCAACCCGACGGACGACCCGCAGGCACTGGCACGGCGACTGTTCGGCACATCGACGGCGGCGTTCCTGGCCTGCGGCGGCGCCCCGATCTCCCGGCGGGTCCTGGACCTGTTGGCGCGACGCGGCGTTCCCGTCTTCGAGGGGTACGGCCTGAGCGAGAACACCTCGGTGGTGTCCTGGAACGACCCCTCGGCACCCCGTCCGGGCAGCGTCGGGCGCCCCTTGGACCACGTCGAGGTACGCATCGCCGCTGATGCGGAGATCCTGGTCCGCAGCCCGTCGGTGTTCGCCGGCTACACCGTGGACGACCCGTCCAGCTGCGAGGTCGACGCCGAGGGCTGGCTGCACACCGGTGATCTCGGCGACCTGGACGCCGATGGTTACCTGTACGTCCGCGGGCGCAAGAAGAACATCGTCATCACCGCCGCCGGGCGCAACGTGGCGGCGGACTGGGTCGCGTCCCGTTACCGGGAGGTGCCCGGTGTGCTGGCCGCCGTGGTCTTCGGCGACGGCCTTGACGAGCTGACCGGTTTCTTCGTGACGGCAGAGGACGCGAAGCCGGACGAGATCCGCTCCGCGATCCTCGCGTTCGGTGATGCCGCGCTCTCCGAGGTGGAACGCGTCCGCATCGTGCACCTGGTCAGCGTCGAGGACCCGCGGCTGGCCGGGCTGTTCACCGTGACCGGCCGCCCCGTACGGGACAGGATCTGGCAACTGATCACCGAATCCGCAACGCACAGCGAGGAGAAGACCGTGGGAAGGACCATCGCGCCGTTCGGCGCCTACGCCGGGCGTCTGATCACCGGTTCGAGCGGCGAACAGCTCGACGACGTGGACCCGCGCGAGGCGGTGGCGCTGCTGGCGGACGCGGGCTTCCTGGTGCTGAGGGGCTTCGACGCCGACATCGACCGATTCAACGGCTTCGTGAGGAAGCTGAGCAGCCAGGTGGTCGCCGACCCGGCCCGGGAGTTCGTCGGCGAGGCCGCGCAGAAGGTGGACGCGGGCCTGCTGCCTGTCGGCCTGCACCTGGAGAACGGCAACAGTCCCTTCCGACCGGACCTCACCTGGTTCTTCTGTCAGCGGGCCGCCGGTGCCGGCTCGCAGACCACCGTCTGCGACGGTTACGAGGTGTGGGAGTCGCTGCCCGCCACGTCGAGGGCCGCGTGGACCGCGCAGGACATCGTCTACTCCCGCAATGTCAGCGAGAGGGCCTGGAAGGGCCTGGCGTTGTACCTGCTCAACGGCGCCAAGGGGTACGACGACGTGACCCTGGACGACCTGCGCGCGTTCATCCGCGAGCCGGACCGCACCGAGGTGCGCGACAACGGCGACGGCTCCGTCTACTATGCACATCGCGAGCCGGCGGTGCGGAATCCCACGCTTCTGGGTGGTCGACCCGCCTGGGCCAACAGCATCTTCGGCCCGTCGTACAACTACGAGCAGCCGGTCATCACGTTCGCCGACGGCAGCGACATCCCGCAGGCGCTGCTCGACGAGGCAGCCAAGGTGACCGAGGCCGTCACCGAGGAAGTCGACTGGCAAGACGGGGACGTGGTGGTGATCGACAACAGTCGGGTGATGCACGGCAGGCGCGAGATCCTCGACCCGCGGCGGGTCGTCCTCAACGCCCAGAGCTATCTGAACGAGGAATACCTGCCCGGAGCCGGTGCGTGA